Within Labrus bergylta chromosome 18, fLabBer1.1, whole genome shotgun sequence, the genomic segment CTTTGCGGATCAACGGGTTTCCTCTGAAGTGTGTAATTCATTTAAACTccggaaatgtttgttttagttaCTGGTGCTTTTCTCAATTTTACCGCAGATTCTGATCTGATTtacttgtgtgtttatttgcagcATTCCAGACCGAAGGGAAGCTGTACTTGATCCTGGATTTTCTCCGAGGAGGAGATCTCTTCACCAGACTCTCCAAAGAGGTCAGAGGGATTTCTAGATTTAACTACTTTAAACACTactgtttttaatcatttccaTCTGAATTCTCTTGGGCTttttaagaaatatattttgtcattgtttcattCTCTAATCTCGTCCCGCTCAGGTGATGTTCACTGAGGAGGATGTAAAGTTTTATCTGGCAGAGCTGGCACTTGGACTGGACCACCTCCACAGCCTGGGCATCATTTACAGGGACCTCAAACCTGAAAAGTAAGAGCAAGAAAACATTctcaacacacagaaacattgtTGAACAAATACATATTTGATTTAACATAATACTTGGGTCCAAAAGCAGGTTGACATAATGTTGATCTTTCCTTTTAGCAAGCTGATTAAAATTTCTTGCAATTAGTAAGACAGTTCATTAAACTTAGCACAGGTTTATAACTGTAAAGCCAAATCTTCAGAGAATGAATCAATAACTGGAATTATGCATATACATGTTCTTTCTTCTTGTATAGAAAAGCTGCTATCCTTACTTCAGTGCTCACTAAAGAGCCTTTTATTTAATAATCTTAAAAACTTTGCATTGCCCAAATAGTACAAACATTGATTATTACTCAATATAAATGACTAGCAGGGTACCACATGCACAGCCAACCTACTTTCTCAGGTGCCAGTCAGTAGAAAGaacatacaatgaaaaaataaatcgaTGATCTGTGGCAGACTGAAAATTACTGTCAGCTTCCTGCTGGGGGAATCTGAGGAAGCTGCAGGCGAAATGCGTTGTTCGCTCACAATAAAGTGACAGTCAAGtaattttcagtgtgccacgggTTATTTTAATTGATTATTCCTTCtatttttaggattaaaaacaaccttttatCTAATCTGAATAATTATTCTACTGTTTTGCACTTTACTTAAAGGTACTGTACTCTGTGGGATTTGCACTTTAAACATTCTAAATTATCTTTCCTCCGCAtacttttgtttatttccctcAGGCAGAAAAATCTGTATGAATGCAAACCTGcctaattaaacattttcaaatccTTTTAATGCTTTGAgccctgcattttttttatattagctTGTGGGCTCCGTCTCTACAAGAATTGGTTTATCgctactttttgttttacagtgtgCCATAAGTGTTTATTATGAATTCCTCAACCCCCTACATAAATCTGGCACACAAACCCACAAATTAGAAAATCTCTACACAGTGCTGCTAGTGAGCAAAAGCCTATAGGGTACGGtaagtttaaaatgtcacttttataTTGCTGGAGATAAACCAGGCTAAAAAAAGGGCAAGAGGAGGTAGTTAGAGTCTGTAGTGGGACCTCAGTGTGCAGAGTGTGATGTCTTGatgattaaaatgtttgcacCTTTTAAGACATGTGAAATTCTTTTCCAGCATTCTCCTGGATGAAGAGGGTCATATCAAACTTACAGGTGAGTCTCCAGCTCCCGTCTTCTACCCAATCTTCTGCTGTATTTGCAATAAGTCCACAGAAGCACACAAGAACGAACATCCTCTTTACAAAGATGATTATTAATGATCGGTCCTCACAAGTACatatagacaaacacacacacacacacacacacacacacacacacacacacacacacacacacacacactctcctcccCTCTACTTTAACCTGAAAGAACGTCCTCTTAACAATCTGTTTATCAAAGATCGGTCCTCACAAGTACatatagacaaacacacacacgcacactttcCTCACCTCTACTTTGACCTTCATTACTCACCGTGTTGAAGAAGCCTTATCTCTCTGACTCCAGATATCTGCATACACGCCCGTGCATGTTCTAAAAGTTAATTATTGCACTTCATCTTTTTTGTCAATCTCTATAATCACCACAATATATTTACCCGCCGGGCCTTGTCGCCACCGACTCAAAGGTGACTGCAAGAGATTACAGAGAGGCATTATTACAAGTCACACTGATGAAGCACTAAAGCAATTAATGTCGACACAGATTAGGCCCTGCTGCTACTTTAAGAGTGAAAACGACCTTACAAACACTTGAAAGAACGGGTGAAAGAAGATGCATAAATAATCCATAACAGCAGATGGTGACGCATGTAACGAGTGTCCCGCTGTGTTCATGTTCTGACTGACTCCTGTGGTGTGCTCTCCAGATTTTGGCTTGTGTAAAGAAGCCATCGATCATGAGAAGAAAGCGTATTCCTTCTGCGGTACTGTGGAGTACATGGCACCCGAGGTGGTGAACAGACAGGGACACACCCACAGCGCCGACTGGTGGTCATTTGGAGTGCTGATGGTAAAGCtgagaaaatgttgtttgtttcttttaagcAAACACTCAAGCAATTATTTGATTAAATATACAGAGGTATTTGATACATGCACGTACACATCacagttattttatttgtcttcCAGTTTGAGATGTTGACCGGGTCACTGCCGTTTCAAGGGAAGGACCGCAAAGAAACTATGAGCCTGATTCTGAAGTGAGTAATCTTTTATATTAAgatgttaaaataattaaacacaGAAGGCCATTGTCACATACTTTTGTTACTTCCAAAATCATCTCTTGAGATTAGATGAAAATGATTCAAGCTGTTCTTCTGTCTGTCCCGTCTGCAGGGCGCGGCTGGGCATGCCTCAGTTCCTGAGTACGGAGGCTCAGTCTCTGCTCAGGGCCTTGTTTAAGAGGAACCCTTCCAACAGACTGGGTCAGTATCAACTCAGAAACCCTGATATTTACAAATGGCAACATAAACTCTTTGTCTCTAACTGCCAACTGTTGATTTTCTCTTAGCATCTGGCGCCGATGGTGCAGAGGAGATCAAAAGACACGGTTTCTTCTCCACCATAGACTGGAATGTGAGTGTCAATCATTCAAAGATATTTTcattgatgattaaaaaaaaaaaattgcgaGTAAAACCTTGCTACATGCTGCAATGAAAAATCTTCTTTTACTCTTTTCAGAAACTCTTCAGGCGAGAGATTAAACCTCCATTCAGACCAGCGGTGGCACGTCCGGATGACACCTTCTATTTTGACTCTGAGTTCACCTCCCGCACCCCTAAAGGTGAGAGATCCTGTTTAATGTTCCCCTGGGTCTGTTCTGTCAGTTTAATCCATGTCTGTGTCCTCCCTGACAGCAGTCAAGGTTAATATATAAATCCTctttcagctaaaaaaaaaccaaatcaATACAGTATGTTATATGTATAGAAGAGACACAGGTGTGATGACAGCATCATAAGCATTAATTTTATAACAGAGGTGCTTGAGTTTGACTGATAAATCGTCCGGCCGATAATAATAACCGCCGATATTTGTTTATCCAGCGACTACTTGTAATGTCGGCTAATTTTATcccagatatgcgccgatattactggatttattcaccagtcaagaagcatttcatttgagcatcattgtattacactagcagcttttcaccagcagagggcgccatatggattacaacaagcattatcaccctccagagtgtcaagcagtgattCACGttcatgcacagttactttccagttgagtgaccatcttgtcttcgttaTATAGCTTTTCCAGAAGTGTTTTATAACTTAATTTGAGGGATCAGCACAATAAATGTATctatctccatctctctcttcagatcaaacatagatctaagaaagatatcggccgatatatcagtTTCtaattttttctctccctaatatcgtttttttttgataaacatTGATAAAGACAAATTCAAATTGACTTCCAAGGCGCATAATAACCAACTTTCCTTATTATCTCTCAGACTCCCCTGGAGTTCCCCCAAGTGCAGGAGCTCACCAGCTCTTCAGAGGCTTCAGCTTTATTGCGTCGACTCTGTTGGAGGAGGAAGGTTCAGCGGAGCCAGTCAAACCCCCACCACACCCGGTGGTTCAGGTAAGATTAAGTAGatgattcagttttttttttttgactagaTGCAATTGAAAACATTAATTTTAGTCTTATATTGTGAGTGATTTCCTTTAAGACAGCTTATATGTATTTAAGGATAGCATACTGTATGTATAGTTACTACAGCTGTGTTCACaatgtgtaagagagagaggcacagaAGTGTTTCTAAAAATAGATTAAAGTCTAAACCCCACTATCATCCGTCTTCCTCATTAGTACTGTCAGTTTTTCACCCCCTCCCctaacctctcctctccttcgtaactcttcttctgcagcaaTTACACGGGAAGAACCTGCTGTTCAGCGACGGCTATGTACTGAAGGAAGACATCGGCATGGgctccttctctgtctgtaaACGATGTGTCCACAAAGCCACCAACACAGAATACGCCGTCAAGGTATGATGAACACACTAACAGGGCGCCAAGTCTCTAGCTACACTATTCTCccctgtcgccccctggtggtggaacaaaATACCATACTCCATtcgagtccctttgcaccttaaaaaaaaaaaaatcttaagtCCCTGCTCTTTCATGGCCACCTATGCACTTAATGAttttgatgaagatgatgatattGATGACATTTAGGATAGTTTTGATTCTGATTAGAAGTCAAAAGAaaagctgttgatgttgttgttgatgacgatATATTaacttaattttaaaaaatgctctTCCTCTGTGCACTagctgtcagcacctgtgtgtccgacagacttaaagctgttcgttttgcacttactgatgttgtttcctcctctttagaTCCTCACTTGTGTTTTACTTGCACTTCTAAATTAATTGTACATCTCACTGGAGGGAAAATTACAAACTGTTAAAAAGGCAAACTTTATGAACGAGTGATCCCTTCTAGTTTATCAAATTCAAAGAtacaaaatgtgaatttaaaacGTGTGAATCTCTTaaaatattaactttttgtCAACGTTGTCTTTGCGTTTGACAGATGATTGATAAAACCAGCACAGACCCGTCTGAGGAGATCGAGATTCTGCTCCGATATGGACAGCACCCCAACATCATCACCCTGAAGGATGTAAGTAAACTCTCTTACTCTTACTGTGCATCCCACTCTGTTATTTAGGATTACTGCGAGGTGTTCTGAAGTCCACAGCTGTAGttttgactgtgtttgtgtttctgtgtcaggTGTACGACAACAATAAGCAGGTGTTCCTGGTGACGGAGCTGATGCGTGGAGGAGAGCTGCTGGATCGGATCCTCAAGCAGAAGTCCTTCTCGGAGAGAGAGGCCAGCGCCGTGCTTCACACCATCACCAAGACAGTGGATTACCTGCACGCACAGGGGGTGAGCACACTGTGTAGTACAGTTTAAAGCCTGTTTGTGGACTTCAGGTTTTATTTCATTGATTTCTAATCAGAGGATTTAGATTACCAAATTTGCATCTTTTCAGTTATGGGTAATTGAACAATTTCGTCATGAAATTTACCGtttataaaaatgcattttatgtTACAACTTATGaatcacagaaacatttttcactGCATAGTTCCTGGCTCGatgtgatttgttgttttatcaCTCAAAGTCTAGTGTGGACAGAAGAATCTAAACtaaatgcatgtttaaaatgtttcactatTTAAATCAGGACAAACACAATCTGTCAAGCCTCACTTATTGTATTCATCAGAACGTAGCTTTGTGTTGCTTCATCCCTCCTCCTTTTTACCTTCCCCGTCGTCCTCCAGGTGGTGCACAGAGACCTGAAGCCCAGTAACATCCTCTACGTCGACGATTCAGGGAACCCCGATTCCATCCGGATCTGTGACTTTGGCTTCGCTAAGCAATTGCGTGCCAACAACGGCCTGCTGATGACCCCGTGCTACACCGCTAACTTTGTAGCCCCTGAGGTGAGCAGAAGGATTTACAGAAGCTGTTCAGAAATGGATTAAAAGTTGCATCACTCAGATGGAACTGGATTAATGGGCAACGTTAAATTGAGACATTAAAGTAAATTGTGTGTCTTTATTGCAGGTGTTGAAGCGTCAGGGTTATGATGAAGGATGCGACATCTGGAGTCTGGGAGTCCTGCTGTACACCATGCTGGCCGGGTGAATACCAACACTTCAACCATTTACTTGAACAGTTAAGTCCTTCCCACTGCCCTGGAGGTCCACTCTCTTATCTGTCTCCTTTACTTCCTACAGTTTCACCCCATTCGCCAACGGACCTGAGGACACCCCCAAGGAGATCCTGAACAGGATAGGCAACGGTCACTTCAGTCTGACTGGAGGAAGCTGGGACCCTGTGTCTGATTCTGCCAAGGTAGAGGCTCAAATCTGAAGGACATCTTTAAAAACCTTGATggtgatgctgctttcagctgttacgctccGAGACTGTGGAACAACCTGAGAGGACCcgagaatattgagatttttaaacgcagtcttaaaactcattcattcagtctggcttttatatagtgctttatatcaattcaaatcttaacattattgttttgtctttttttttattctactacaattttaaatattcttctcctatgtattaattttaatatcttattgcttttatgtgtcatattttatttttgcttcttttgCTTCTTCTAGGACCTCGTGTCCAAGATGCTTCATGTGGACCCCCATCAGAGACTGACAGCTCAGCAGGTCCTCAAACATCCCTGGATCGTCCAGAGGGACAAACTACCCAACAACCAGCTCCCACACCATGACCCCAAAGTGGTCAAGGTAACACAGAGTTCTCTTCAAATATATCACCAGGATTGCtgattttaaagtctttatatgtgatttttcacacttaaatgtagaaatcaagtatatcctctgaaaataactgtgtgagtcatgactgtctacaatgggtgtaacacccgagtcccactgtctgtgatgttttcagagttttcagagtcctatcttcactttgtttacatcgccaggacggccgtctgactcctcccctcacgtataaaagttgtttaattgagggactagagaaaagaagaataacatactgtactcactgcttaactgtgtttctagatcacgctcatttcaggtaaatttacatgcagtgtgaagacacgagcataataaagatcgctagcattagcatgctaacacaacaatgcagcgcaagttgttttggtttcatgctggtgctcaagggcgacatctgctggatcaaaaaatcgcatataaagcctttaagtaggGCTTCGAGGCACTTTAATATGTATTAACTTCAATTCATACAGAAGCCTGATCAGATATTTATGTTCCTATTAGACACAATTACACAGTGCTTGATTTTTAGGATTAAAGGTGCTAAGATAATGTTTTTTGACCAGTAGTAGGGGTCCAGTTTTTTCATCCTTGGCCAATCAAATCCCTCACCTGTATTTTTGAAAGTAAGTTCTCTTTGGTTTTAATCCccacttttctgtgtgtgtgtgtgtgtgtgtgtgtgtgtgtgtgtgtgtgtgtgtgtgtggtgtgtttgtgtgttcagggtgCGATGGCAGCCACCTACTCCGCTCTGAAAAACTCCCAACCGCCTCCAGAACTCAAGCCCATCGAGAGCTCCTTCCTGGCCCAGCGGCGCGTCAAGAAGCTCCCCTCCACCTCCCTGTAGAgactctttgaaaaaaaaaaaaaaaaaacacacacagccaatcaGCTCATTGGAGACTGGCCAAAACTGCACCCCCCTTGGCTCCAACCACGCAGTCAGCTTGCATCGGGGACCTCGGCGTCCACGCACCTCTAACCAGCCAAGGAACACCGACTGTGGTCCTGCCCCCATCTGGTGACATCACTCCCGCTCTCGCTACTGTATCATCCTCCCTTTTGTCGGGCTGCTGTGAGCCAATTTTCCTGCTGTGAGGAAAATCATGAAAATAGATGGAGGGGCTATAAGGGCAAAATAAGAAGGGTGCAGGTTTTTGGCAGATGTATAagtggtgtgagtgtgtgtgtgtgtgtgtgtgtgtgtgagtgtgagtgcgATGGTGCATGACCTGCCTCGGGGAGTCGATGCAGCCATGTTTTTCCGATTGTGACAATGACAGTTTTCTCTCCTCATCACTGCTGTAATCGGTTGTCATTCGGCTTTGCTGCACGCCTGTTCGTCTGcctgttctgttgtgttttctgtcttctttttgtaaagttgACGAGCTTTATATTACCGGTTGTGCTGCCAAATCAAACTGTGCCGACAGCACGGAACCAGACTACTGTCCAACTgctgttaaatgtttttcttgaaaGAGCATAATgaatatgaaaacatttctacCATAAAATGCCTCTTTTGGCTTCGGTACAGCCAGAACAAGTGGATTCTGGGAAATGTCaatgctgatgtttttgttaatgtCAATCTacgcttgtttttgttttacagagagagtgtgagtaTGTTTGGTGTGTGCGCTAGTTGCATGacttgcagtgtgtgtgtgcgtgcgtgtatgtgtgtgtagtgtcTTGCTGGATGCTGCAGGGTCATGTGCATGGTCCggtgatgtgatgatgtcatgtggCTTCCTcgtttctctcccctctcttctctgcttggTCGATATGCTGGCAACCATTTTGAGATGtctcttattttttattactacaaAAATTAGTAACATAGGTGGCTTTCTGTGAAAGAAAACTTGCCCCAAAAGGAACAATGtggcatgtttgaaaaaaaaaaaaaaaaaaaaatctatatttgctctgttttgttttttcttcccacTGTGTTTCTTTGATGATGCCTATTGAATGCCGTTTCCTATGTTGGCTGCTTTGGTTGttgactctttttctttttttttgtccaaagaaAGTGGTGAATAAAAGTAGTGAAAGATACGCTGAGCACATCACCGTCTGTGAACTCAATGCCCCCACAGGTCTTTCCTTCTGCTTTAAGAATAAAGGCTCACTTTTTTTGTATTAGATCACTCTGAAACTGCCTCCCTCCAccgtttaaaaaataaaaacctgtgaAATCCTTCAGATCCGCCCTCAGCTTGGAGTTTTGTGTTAACTCTTCCATCCATGAGATCTGACTTTCCTTTGACAGGCCTCATAGGGTAGGCCTTGCTTTCAGTTCAGTGCCTGGGCCTACAGGTGAGGTTTAAACGTCACGTATGtaaaacatgagaaataaaaaaagagcctgTACACGTGGGGAAGGAGAGACCTGTGTGGCCTCATGTTAAATGAACCAGCTTGTCTTACCTCAAAAGGGATCAAAGTGATATTATCAATTATTGTTTGGTGGCAACGCTCCCTCCTTTCACTAGATTTATGGTAAGATGTTATTGTATGATAAAGATGAAGATTTTTATATCttacaatattaaaaaaatgcagttgCTATGAAAAGctgtctcttgtttttgttttagtaaaGCTTTGAATGGGCACGACGACGTTGTGTtgcattttatttcagattcaccatcaaaatgttctgtttgatTATCtaagatgttttataaacaagATTTTGAAGTAAATTTGTATCTATAGCCTTGCAGAAACGTAGGTGCCCTGGACTCAATGCTAATATCAGAATGCTAACATGGTGGAAATGATCATGCAAGCATGCTGATGTTTAGCAGGTGAATGTTTGAACCTAgttttagcatgttagcatgcaaaTATTAGCTTTCAGTCTAGTTGAGGCGAATATAAAGttgatatattattttttttcaacaaagacAACTATAAGTTAGGATAAGTTAATTTCTTTGTATTAGAAAAGTCAGGAGATACATCAGTTTGTACACGAGTGCCTGAATTATAATTCATACAATCTATCCAACAGACTCAGAGTGCATCAGAAATCTTTTGCAACAAGTAGTTTGAGCAGTGCCACTTTTTACTGTAATTCAGTTTTAGATTCTCGCTGGGAAAAAGTTGATGGATATCCTCCTGCATCCAGCAAAGTGCTATAATACCAGGGGAGAATAGTTGAATCAATGTTTTTCCCCTGTTGTACCTGTTGTCTACCTGTCAGCTCATGCCTTTAAAGCATCCAGTGGTTCCACATCTGGTCACTAGAGGGCGATAAAGGgtagcttttgttttttatatactCTACAATATGTCCTGGTCCTCTTACTGTAGTTGAATGCTTCTCTGAGTAAGCACCGAGTAACTCCTGAGTCTTCTTCactctttattttaatgttttgttacAGGTGAAGTAAGTCacctattaaaaaaagaaaaaaaacgtatttataTAACAGCTTTAGATAACTAATGCACAATCTGGGCCAAGTTTAATGTAAATAGATTGATATAAACAAGAGGACAGTATTGTCTTACAAATACAATTTCTGCATGTTAATGGATCTCTGCCTCCAGCCTACATTTCAGAAGATTCTGCTTTTCAGTATCAAATTTGACCCCACACTTCTACCTGCTGTTACCTTCCTCTGTATGCAAATCAGCACTCTACAGAACAGTCACACCGTAGCTGGTGCTCCTGCTCCATATTAGCTAATGGTTTCTGTCACTTTCTGTCaaatttctttttaaaaagttccCAAAAAATTCAATTGAAAATGTCCCAAATTTCACTTGAAATTTCCTAAAATTTCACTTGAAATTTCCAATTTAAAAGTTCTGACAAACATCTACTATAGTATACTGTTCATATTTTGGATggtttttgatgaaaatttatTAGGAAAATTCCTGAAAATTCCAAATTTGCAATGAAACTTTTAGATTAAAAATTCAAACTAAAATTTCTGTTGTTTCATAACATATTTTAGACTAAAATATCCTGTACATTTCAGATTCAAATTTCGTAGAGAAATTAAGGATGGAAATTCATACTAAAATACTACTAATTCTTCTAAAAATGTCCACACATTCATGTTTACCAACTCCTTGTTGGGCCGTTGAGCTCAGTACCTTGACATCACAGTATCAGTAGTTCACAGTGTTATGAATGATTTtgtgtcccacacacacacacacacacactttcaaactGTCtcactcagcctgcagcagcagaacattaTTGATTTCAGAACAGCAGTATACCAGCAGCATCATCACCATCGACTGTCTCTGGTCGCTAAAGAGAGGAAAGCTTTGCATTATTTTCTACTCACTTGACTGCAGCTGAGAATGAGTTTTCTTAAGCGTGATGGGATtgtgtatggatgtatgtaagGAGAATCTCCTTTTCTGACCTGAGCTGTAAAAGAGATTCTGAAACTGAATATTTTAAAGCTTTCTAtattcctgtgtttgttttgctctgaTGTGAGTTATAGTAGTAATGTGCAGTTTATAGCTTCCCCTGTGGTTCTGTAAATCTGCACATGCACGCAACAACAGACCCTGATTGACACTCAATGTCAGTCTTCCTTTCTCAGCAGCATGTCTTCAAGCTAATCAATCATCGTCATGGTAATAAAATGCTCTCCCATAAAACATTGCATGCATACACAGTGCAAGCTAAACGTTGAAAAATTCATGCTGGGGGGGAAATGATGCTATGTGCCTGTCATCCAGTTAGAGATGCATGTGTGATATCTGACATGGTAGATGTAATATATATGATAATAGCTGCTCAAGCTAGTTAGAGTTCACAACACTGATCAAAAGCACTGCTGCTAGAGTCCCTGAAGGCATCTCGTAGTTCTTGTTGCTTAGTCAGtaacaaagagaaagacatatGGAGTGTGACACATAACAGTTATTTAGTGTAGCCATTAaacttccctccctcccctgaAGACTCTTATAGTCTGGCCtgtaatctaaaaaaaagaattaaatcTTGAACTACTTCCTTACTTCATCGATCCGTTAAGAGCAACAATATCATtatttttgaaacttttttgaatttAAGTTAAGAATTTACTTTCTTTCAGCTCAGTTTTTGGTCTCTACCAACTACAGAGAACATTTTGGGGATTATTTAGAAGATAGTTTCCCCATTTTGAGCAGAGAAAAAgtactttacagcagaaaactTTTAGCTTTATAAGCTACAATCGGGTACCTAAATACATTGTTGTCAAATCACTTACTTAAATGTATTGTAGTCAGACAACTcaaatttgtgtttgtttaaaatatttgttgCAGCAGCAGATCATAATTTGTGTCCTCGCAGTTTAATTTTACATGCAGTAATTAAgggagtgatgggatgatatcttaaaaCCCCCCAGTCTGAGCCTaaaggtggatgctggggttcTGGCTATGAaagaacagagggagagaccagAAATCTTGCAGCATGAAACGACCgctaattggaaggaggtgttgtcaggtgattgtggataACGACACGTGtgaagtgtgaaatcagtgcagcttgaGTTGACTGTCTGAACAAGCTTCATGTTTGGAACACTGACAGTCTTTGCAGAGTCTAAAACATGCACTGTCATCCTCATATCAGCCAGATGGAGAGTTCAAAGAGTAAGACTGTTTTATTCTTACAATCGATTGTTTGGCCTTTAAATTAAAGAATGAATTTTCAAATAACAAATCTGAATTTAGTTTGTGTCATTTGACTATAGACCAGCTTGTTAGTGACATTCACGTTCTCTGTGACTCCAAATAATCACCTGTATTCGGACTCTCATTAgaatcttttcttcttcttctttggtaaGAGACAAAATCCACCAGTGTTTCTTCTTCGGCTCAGACGACGTGAGCTCCagctgtttgtccaccttcaccTCTGCAGGTAAGTTTTGATTCACTGAAAACAAACCTGATGATGTAATCATTACAACTACTGCCAATCTgctactaacacacacacacacacacacaccccaatgCAGTgttgaaaacaaatatctgagtGAAGGACAAAGTAGGAATTTGGAGCTCACTATTCGAGGTAAAGGCACACAGATGCTTtcactcctccacacacacacacacacacacacacacacacacacacacagattagaGTAATCTGGAACAGTGACTGGGGTTAGAGAGACTGAGAGCAAACTTTAATCCCATTTTTAGCGatacaaagagaggagagaaaaaatagCATTACATATGCTCGGATGATACAGATCGttatatttttaaaggataaaacACTTGAATTAATGTATCATACTCAactaaaaagtcaaataataact encodes:
- the rps6ka1 gene encoding ribosomal protein S6 kinase alpha-1 isoform X1, which encodes MEKDKRKFKLSRFLTFYLSKKNKVLAGTGTAAHCDSVRSTSAKENSCDTLPATRNHWTDDGEIKEINITHVVKEGSEKADASQFELLKVLGQGSFGKVFLVRKVTAPDANQLYAMKVLKKATLKVRDRVRTKMERDILADVNHPFVVKLHYAFQTEGKLYLILDFLRGGDLFTRLSKEVMFTEEDVKFYLAELALGLDHLHSLGIIYRDLKPENILLDEEGHIKLTDFGLCKEAIDHEKKAYSFCGTVEYMAPEVVNRQGHTHSADWWSFGVLMFEMLTGSLPFQGKDRKETMSLILKARLGMPQFLSTEAQSLLRALFKRNPSNRLASGADGAEEIKRHGFFSTIDWNKLFRREIKPPFRPAVARPDDTFYFDSEFTSRTPKDSPGVPPSAGAHQLFRGFSFIASTLLEEEGSAEPVKPPPHPVVQQLHGKNLLFSDGYVLKEDIGMGSFSVCKRCVHKATNTEYAVKMIDKTSTDPSEEIEILLRYGQHPNIITLKDVYDNNKQVFLVTELMRGGELLDRILKQKSFSEREASAVLHTITKTVDYLHAQGVVHRDLKPSNILYVDDSGNPDSIRICDFGFAKQLRANNGLLMTPCYTANFVAPEVLKRQGYDEGCDIWSLGVLLYTMLAGFTPFANGPEDTPKEILNRIGNGHFSLTGGSWDPVSDSAKDLVSKMLHVDPHQRLTAQQVLKHPWIVQRDKLPNNQLPHHDPKVVKGAMAATYSALKNSQPPPELKPIESSFLAQRRVKKLPSTSL